A region from the Rufibacter sp. DG15C genome encodes:
- a CDS encoding biotin--[acetyl-CoA-carboxylase] ligase, whose product MQNLSLNTLFVGQLLLFLPECASTNTVAQELINKNGATDGCVIIAGAQTGGRGQRGNTWDVEPDKNITLSLVLKPTFLEANQQFSLNIAVSLAALDLLKSHLPEGARIKWPNDLYYQDLKVGGILIENAISGRFLQHTVIGIGININQVTFQHERAASFALLAGKEFSLSGMVTKLLENLERRYLALRAGAHDQQKQEYLQQLYRYQEWHPFEIEGQRVMGQIAGVDAVGRLAVIVEQKLQFFQFQEIKYVF is encoded by the coding sequence TTGCAAAATCTTTCGCTGAATACCCTGTTTGTAGGGCAACTACTGCTGTTTTTGCCTGAATGCGCCTCTACCAATACCGTGGCACAGGAGCTAATTAACAAAAATGGCGCCACAGACGGTTGTGTCATCATTGCGGGCGCCCAAACCGGCGGGCGCGGCCAACGTGGCAATACCTGGGACGTGGAACCTGACAAAAACATCACCTTGTCCTTGGTGCTCAAGCCCACCTTCCTGGAGGCAAACCAACAATTCAGTCTCAATATTGCCGTTTCTTTGGCGGCTTTGGACCTGCTTAAATCCCATCTGCCCGAAGGCGCCAGGATCAAGTGGCCCAATGATCTTTACTACCAAGACTTAAAGGTAGGGGGTATCTTGATAGAAAACGCCATAAGTGGCAGATTCTTGCAACACACCGTCATTGGCATTGGCATAAACATCAACCAAGTCACCTTTCAACATGAGCGCGCCGCTTCGTTTGCTCTGCTGGCCGGCAAGGAATTCTCACTGTCCGGCATGGTCACCAAACTATTAGAGAACCTGGAACGACGGTACCTGGCTTTGCGCGCCGGTGCCCATGACCAACAAAAACAGGAGTACCTACAACAGCTGTACCGTTACCAGGAATGGCATCCTTTTGAAATTGAGGGCCAGCGGGTGATGGGTCAGATAGCCGGGGTAGACGCGGTAGGAAGGCTGGCCGTCATTGTAGAACAGAAATTGCAGTTCTTCCAGTTCCAAGAGATCAAGTACGTTTTCTGA
- a CDS encoding T9SS type A sorting domain-containing protein, giving the protein MKIFTRVLLGFLAFCLVFGSQAAAIGVVPVGTRSTEASKSDSVQMVWRSGTSLTVMDFGISTALNLPSYNPNAKKYSPFLHVTTNKKNKSFAVKPSIRNASAYKSGVARTVSAALKEHKVIPSLSAYPNPSTGVINFSLNPVGDDNYKVRISNTIGKVIRTYEVGQSALPPVDLSELPAGIYFYSLLVNDKMVETKRLILQ; this is encoded by the coding sequence ATGAAGATTTTTACGCGCGTTCTTTTAGGGTTTTTAGCTTTCTGTCTGGTTTTTGGAAGCCAGGCCGCGGCTATTGGCGTGGTGCCGGTGGGTACCAGATCCACAGAGGCCTCAAAGTCAGATTCAGTGCAGATGGTATGGCGCAGTGGCACCAGCTTGACCGTGATGGATTTTGGTATTTCTACGGCTCTCAACTTGCCATCTTATAACCCGAACGCGAAGAAATATTCTCCCTTCTTGCACGTAACCACTAACAAGAAAAACAAGTCTTTTGCGGTAAAGCCTAGCATACGCAACGCTTCTGCATATAAGTCTGGCGTAGCCCGCACGGTGAGCGCCGCCTTGAAAGAGCACAAGGTGATTCCTTCTTTAAGCGCATATCCTAACCCGTCTACCGGGGTCATCAACTTCTCTTTAAACCCAGTAGGCGATGACAACTACAAAGTGCGCATCTCTAACACCATTGGCAAAGTGATCAGAACCTATGAGGTAGGGCAGTCTGCCTTGCCGCCGGTAGATTTGTCTGAGTTGCCTGCTGGTATTTATTTCTACAGCCTGTTGGTGAATGACAAGATGGTGGAGACCAAGCGCCTGATCTTACAATAG
- the rsfS gene encoding ribosome silencing factor, translating to MQERKAADIVVLNLKSLKNAVADYFIIASASSDTQLDAIATSIEDEVFKLTKEYPWQSEGRTNREWVVLDYVDVVAHVFLKEKRDFYALEELWGDAEITHVASEEGTSKAVV from the coding sequence ATGCAAGAAAGAAAGGCAGCCGATATAGTGGTTTTAAACCTGAAATCCCTTAAGAATGCCGTGGCAGACTACTTCATTATTGCTTCTGCCAGTTCAGATACGCAATTGGACGCCATTGCCACCTCTATTGAAGACGAAGTATTTAAACTTACCAAAGAGTATCCTTGGCAGAGCGAAGGCCGTACCAACCGTGAGTGGGTGGTACTGGACTACGTAGATGTTGTGGCGCACGTATTCCTGAAAGAAAAACGTGATTTCTACGCCCTTGAAGAACTCTGGGGTGATGCTGAAATCACGCACGTAGCCTCTGAAGAAGGCACCAGTAAGGCGGTGGTCTAA